The following are encoded in a window of Rubritalea squalenifaciens DSM 18772 genomic DNA:
- a CDS encoding carbohydrate binding domain-containing protein, with translation MKYKYPILLLTFGPVSTASAANLILNGDFESGLTGFHNYNVSSELGTFKYGPPTFGSTLPDDWSKNGSRNWVVTDNGAAASFDDPDSNYAVRLDGAVNGVNTGNGDIFFQTGINLVAGQDYRFEIDMWSESGSQGADLGALLTGSGLDTITLLDNYIDAVDGVERVGVNFTASQTGSFTLELFNANQLSASSSNHTWIDNVSLEAVPEPTSTSLLGIAGLTLILRRRR, from the coding sequence ATGAAGTATAAATACCCAATCCTCCTGCTCACATTCGGCCCCGTAAGTACGGCCAGCGCTGCCAATCTCATTCTCAATGGCGACTTCGAATCCGGCCTGACAGGCTTTCACAACTACAACGTCAGCTCAGAATTAGGCACATTCAAATATGGCCCCCCAACCTTTGGCTCCACTCTCCCAGACGACTGGTCCAAGAACGGATCACGAAACTGGGTGGTGACCGACAATGGAGCCGCCGCGAGCTTCGATGACCCTGATAGCAACTACGCTGTCCGCTTGGACGGCGCTGTCAATGGCGTGAACACGGGTAATGGTGATATCTTTTTCCAGACAGGCATTAACCTTGTGGCAGGTCAGGATTACCGTTTTGAAATTGATATGTGGTCCGAATCTGGCTCACAGGGTGCAGATTTGGGAGCTCTACTTACAGGCTCTGGCCTGGATACCATCACCTTGCTGGACAACTACATCGATGCGGTCGATGGAGTAGAGAGAGTCGGCGTGAATTTCACCGCCAGCCAGACAGGCTCCTTCACCCTGGAACTCTTCAATGCCAACCAGCTGTCTGCATCCAGCAGCAACCATACCTGGATCGATAACGTATCTCTGGAAGCCGTCCCCGAGCCAACAAGCACCTCGCTGCTGGGTATCGCCGGACTCACGCTGATCCTGCGCAGGCGCCGCTAA